One part of the Arabidopsis thaliana chromosome 4, partial sequence genome encodes these proteins:
- the Hop3 gene encoding stress-inducible protein (stress-inducible protein, putative; FUNCTIONS IN: binding; INVOLVED IN: response to high light intensity, response to hydrogen peroxide, response to heat, response to stress; LOCATED IN: cellular_component unknown; EXPRESSED IN: 18 plant structures; EXPRESSED DURING: 7 growth stages; CONTAINS InterPro DOMAIN/s: Tetratricopeptide TPR-1 (InterPro:IPR001440), Tetratricopeptide-like helical (InterPro:IPR011990), Tetratricopeptide repeat-containing (InterPro:IPR013026), Tetratricopeptide repeat (InterPro:IPR019734); BEST Arabidopsis thaliana protein match is: stress-inducible protein, putative (TAIR:AT1G62740.1); Has 51058 Blast hits to 20866 proteins in 1460 species: Archae - 1964; Bacteria - 17234; Metazoa - 10505; Fungi - 2946; Plants - 4231; Viruses - 7; Other Eukaryotes - 14171 (source: NCBI BLink).) gives MAEEAKSKGNAAFSSGDYATAITHFTEAINLSPTNHILYSNRSASYASLHRYEEALSDAKKTIELKPDWSKGYSRLGAAFIGLSKFDEAVDSYKKGLEIDPSNEMLKSGLADASRSRVSSKSNPFVDAFQGKEMWEKLTADPGTRVYLEQDDFVKTMKEIQRNPNNLNLYMKDKRVMKALGVLLNVKFGGSSGEDTEMKEADERKEPEPEMEPMELTEEERQKKERKEKALKEKGEGNVAYKKKDFGRAVEHYTKAMELDDEDISYLTNRAAVYLEMGKYEECIEDCDKAVERGRELRSDFKMIARALTRKGSALVKMARCSKDFEPAIETFQKALTEHRNPDTLKKLNDAEKVKKELEQQEYFDPTIAEEEREKGNGFFKEQKYPEAVKHYSEAIKRNPNDVRAYSNRAACYTKLGALPEGLKDAEKCIELDPSFTKGYSRKGAIQFFMKEYDKAMETYQEGLKHDPKNQEFLDGVRRCVEQINKASRGDLTPEELKERQAKAMQDPEVQNILSDPVMRQVKAVASIVF, from the exons ATGGCGGAAGAAGCAAAATCCAAAGGAAACGCAGCTTTCTCTTCCGGCGATTACGCCACCGCAATAACCCATTTCACAGAAGCAATCAACCTTTCACCAACCAATCACATCCTCTACTCAAACAGATCCGCTTCTTACGCTTCTCTCCACCGTTACGAAGAAGCTTTATCAGACGCGAAGAAGACTATAGAGCTTAAACCTGATTGGTCTAAAGGATATAGCCGATTAGGTGCTGCGTTTATTGGATTGTCCAAGTTTGATGAAGCGGTTGATTCGTATAAGAAAGGATTAGAGATTGATCCGAGTAATGAGATGCTTAAATCGGGATTAGCTGATGCTTCGAGATCTAGGGTTTCGTCAAAGTCGAATCCTTTTGTTGATGCGTTTCAAGGGAAGGAGATGTGGGAGAAGTTGACGGCGGATCCGGGGACTAGGGTTTATTTGGAGCAGGATGATTTTGTTAAGACGATGAAGGAGATTCAGAGGAACCCTAATAATCTTAATTTGTATATGAAGGATAAGAGAGTTATGAAGGCTTTAGGGGTTTTGTTGAATGTGAAGTTTGGTGGATCTAGTGGTGAAGATACTGAGATGAAGGAGGCTGATGAGAGGAAAGAGCCTGAACCGGAGATGGAACCTATGGAGTTGACGGAGGAGGAGAGgcagaagaaggagagaaaggagaaggcTTTGAAGGAGAAAGGGGAAGGAAATGTTGCTTATAAGAAGAAGGATTTTGGGAGAGCTGTTGAACATTATACTAAGGCCATGGAGCTCGATGATGAGGATATTTCGTATTTGACGAATCGTGCTGCTGTTTATCTTGAGATGGGGAAG TACGAGGAGTGCATTGAAGACTGTGACAAGGCTGTTGAAAGAGGCAGAGAACTTCGTTCTGACTTCAAGATGATAGCAAGAGCTCTGACTAGAAAAGGATCTGCTCTAGTGAAAATGGCGAGATGCTCGAAAGACTTTGAGCCTGCGATTGAGACTTTCCAGAAAGCTCTTACAGAGCATCGTAATCCAGATACATTGAAGAAACTGAACGATGCTGAGAAAGTCAAGAAAGAGCTGGAGCAACAGGAGTACTTTGATCCTACGATAGCCGAGGAGGAGCGAGAGAAAG GTAATGGATTctttaaagaacaaaagtaTCCAGAGGCAGTGAAGCATTATTCAGAAGCAATCAAAAGAAACCCGAACGACGTGAGGGCATATAGCAACAGAGCTGCTTGTTACACAAAGTTAGGAGCATTACCAGAGGGATTGAAAGATGCTGAAAAATGCATTGAGCTGGACCCAAGTTTCACGAAAGGATACAGTAGAAAAGGAGCTATTCAATTTTTCATGAAGGAATACGATAAAGCTATGGAAACGTATCAAGAAGGGCTAAAACATGATCCTAAGAACCAGGAGTTCCTTGATGGTGTTAGAAG aTGTGTGGAACAGATAAACAAAGCGAGCCGTGGTGATCTGACTCCAGAAGAATTGAAGGAGAGACAAGCAAAGGCAATGCAAGATCCTGAAGTTCAGAACATATTATCGGATCCAGTGATGAGACAGGTAAAAGCAGTGGCAAGCATTGTGTTCTAA
- the Hop3 gene encoding stress-inducible protein (stress-inducible protein, putative; FUNCTIONS IN: binding; INVOLVED IN: response to high light intensity, response to hydrogen peroxide, response to heat, response to stress; LOCATED IN: cellular_component unknown; EXPRESSED IN: 18 plant structures; EXPRESSED DURING: 7 growth stages; CONTAINS InterPro DOMAIN/s: Heat shock chaperonin-binding (InterPro:IPR006636), Tetratricopeptide TPR-1 (InterPro:IPR001440), Tetratricopeptide-like helical (InterPro:IPR011990), Tetratricopeptide repeat-containing (InterPro:IPR013026), Tetratricopeptide repeat (InterPro:IPR019734); BEST Arabidopsis thaliana protein match is: stress-inducible protein, putative (TAIR:AT1G62740.1); Has 35333 Blast hits to 34131 proteins in 2444 species: Archae - 798; Bacteria - 22429; Metazoa - 974; Fungi - 991; Plants - 531; Viruses - 0; Other Eukaryotes - 9610 (source: NCBI BLink).), with protein sequence MAEEAKSKGNAAFSSGDYATAITHFTEAINLSPTNHILYSNRSASYASLHRYEEALSDAKKTIELKPDWSKGYSRLGAAFIGLSKFDEAVDSYKKGLEIDPSNEMLKSGLADASRSRVSSKSNPFVDAFQGKEMWEKLTADPGTRVYLEQDDFVKTMKEIQRNPNNLNLYMKDKRVMKALGVLLNVKFGGSSGEDTEMKEADERKEPEPEMEPMELTEEERQKKERKEKALKEKGEGNVAYKKKDFGRAVEHYTKAMELDDEDISYLTNRAAVYLEMGKYEECIEDCDKAVERGRELRSDFKMIARALTRKGSALVKMARCSKDFEPAIETFQKALTEHRNPDTLKKLNDAEKVKKELEQQEYFDPTIAEEEREKGNGFFKEQKYPEAVKHYSEAIKRNPNDVRAYSNRAACYTKLGALPEGLKDAEKCIELDPSFTKGYSRKGAIQFFMKEYDKAMETYQEGLKHDPKNQEFLDGVRRCVEQINKASRGDLTPEELKERQAKAMQDPEVQNILSDPVMRQVLVDFQENPKAAQEHMKNPMVMNKIQKLVSAGIVQVR encoded by the exons ATGGCGGAAGAAGCAAAATCCAAAGGAAACGCAGCTTTCTCTTCCGGCGATTACGCCACCGCAATAACCCATTTCACAGAAGCAATCAACCTTTCACCAACCAATCACATCCTCTACTCAAACAGATCCGCTTCTTACGCTTCTCTCCACCGTTACGAAGAAGCTTTATCAGACGCGAAGAAGACTATAGAGCTTAAACCTGATTGGTCTAAAGGATATAGCCGATTAGGTGCTGCGTTTATTGGATTGTCCAAGTTTGATGAAGCGGTTGATTCGTATAAGAAAGGATTAGAGATTGATCCGAGTAATGAGATGCTTAAATCGGGATTAGCTGATGCTTCGAGATCTAGGGTTTCGTCAAAGTCGAATCCTTTTGTTGATGCGTTTCAAGGGAAGGAGATGTGGGAGAAGTTGACGGCGGATCCGGGGACTAGGGTTTATTTGGAGCAGGATGATTTTGTTAAGACGATGAAGGAGATTCAGAGGAACCCTAATAATCTTAATTTGTATATGAAGGATAAGAGAGTTATGAAGGCTTTAGGGGTTTTGTTGAATGTGAAGTTTGGTGGATCTAGTGGTGAAGATACTGAGATGAAGGAGGCTGATGAGAGGAAAGAGCCTGAACCGGAGATGGAACCTATGGAGTTGACGGAGGAGGAGAGgcagaagaaggagagaaaggagaaggcTTTGAAGGAGAAAGGGGAAGGAAATGTTGCTTATAAGAAGAAGGATTTTGGGAGAGCTGTTGAACATTATACTAAGGCCATGGAGCTCGATGATGAGGATATTTCGTATTTGACGAATCGTGCTGCTGTTTATCTTGAGATGGGGAAG TACGAGGAGTGCATTGAAGACTGTGACAAGGCTGTTGAAAGAGGCAGAGAACTTCGTTCTGACTTCAAGATGATAGCAAGAGCTCTGACTAGAAAAGGATCTGCTCTAGTGAAAATGGCGAGATGCTCGAAAGACTTTGAGCCTGCGATTGAGACTTTCCAGAAAGCTCTTACAGAGCATCGTAATCCAGATACATTGAAGAAACTGAACGATGCTGAGAAAGTCAAGAAAGAGCTGGAGCAACAGGAGTACTTTGATCCTACGATAGCCGAGGAGGAGCGAGAGAAAG GTAATGGATTctttaaagaacaaaagtaTCCAGAGGCAGTGAAGCATTATTCAGAAGCAATCAAAAGAAACCCGAACGACGTGAGGGCATATAGCAACAGAGCTGCTTGTTACACAAAGTTAGGAGCATTACCAGAGGGATTGAAAGATGCTGAAAAATGCATTGAGCTGGACCCAAGTTTCACGAAAGGATACAGTAGAAAAGGAGCTATTCAATTTTTCATGAAGGAATACGATAAAGCTATGGAAACGTATCAAGAAGGGCTAAAACATGATCCTAAGAACCAGGAGTTCCTTGATGGTGTTAGAAG aTGTGTGGAACAGATAAACAAAGCGAGCCGTGGTGATCTGACTCCAGAAGAATTGAAGGAGAGACAAGCAAAGGCAATGCAAGATCCTGAAGTTCAGAACATATTATCGGATCCAGTGATGAGACAG
- a CDS encoding SAUR-like auxin-responsive protein family (SAUR-like auxin-responsive protein family; CONTAINS InterPro DOMAIN/s: Auxin responsive SAUR protein (InterPro:IPR003676); BEST Arabidopsis thaliana protein match is: SAUR-like auxin-responsive protein family (TAIR:AT4G22620.1); Has 1137 Blast hits to 1128 proteins in 26 species: Archae - 0; Bacteria - 0; Metazoa - 0; Fungi - 0; Plants - 1136; Viruses - 0; Other Eukaryotes - 1 (source: NCBI BLink).), with translation MKRVRGFKIGHRFVKIFKWIPRNRCPTRITNPVTGIRSLARCLSRGAKRLCGGSKKNPGQNQIRLGKDPKKSNRVVPRGHLVVHVGESDDDTRRVVVPVIYFNHPLFGELLEQAERVHGFDQPGRITIPCRVSDFEKVQLRIAAWDHCRRKNSYKII, from the coding sequence ATGAAGAGAGTCAGAGGGTTCAAAATTGGACACagatttgtcaaaattttcaaatggaTACCAAGAAACAGATGCCCGACCCGAATCACAAACCCGGTTACCGGAATCCGGTCATTAGCACGGTGTTTAAGCCGTGGAGCTAAGAGATTGTGCGGtggaagcaagaagaatccGGGTCAGAATCAGATCCGGTTGGGTAAGGATCCGAAAAAGTCGAACCGGGTTGTTCCTCGAGGACATTTGGTGGTTCATGTCGGCGAATCAGACGATGACACGCGGCGAGTTGTGGTGCCGGTGATTTACTTTAATCATCCATTGTTTGGAGAATTGTTGGAGCAAGCGGAGCGGGTTCATGGGTTTGATCAACCGGGTCGGATCACTATTCCTTGTCGGGTTTCGGATTTTGAAAAAGTCCAGTTGAGGATCGCTGCATGGGATCATTGCCGCAGGAAAAATTCTTacaagattatataa